Sequence from the candidate division WOR-3 bacterium genome:
CTCCGGAGGGATTTGGTCTGAACTGTTTGCAAGAAGGGTATCGAATAGAAGGCTATCGGCAAGATAGGCAATGTTTTCTTTGTTATTTAGGCTGTTTTGAACAACCGCACTGAACCGGCAGGAACGAGGTATAGGCACATAGTAGCCGTTACCAACAAAAAGGGTATCCAGCCTTAATAACGGGAATAAACCCTGGCAAAAAAATCTGCCATCTTTTACCTGAAAGTTACCCCGGCCCACCGGAAATCCATGGAGAAGGTAGTTTGTTGACGAACCCAGTGGTGAGCGGTACAGACGTGCCCGCATCGGACCAAACAGATGCCATTCGGCAAGACCTCGCTCGGTTTCTATTTGAGAACGGGCGGTGAAGGTAAGACCGGGTGTGAGAGCTTCAGGTTTGACAAGCGGGTGTTGATTTGACACTCTGGGGAGCCGCAATACAGTTGCCGGGTCACCGAAGAGGTGATAGGTCCGGTCGGTTGGCCACGCAGCAAAAAAGCAGGAACCGATTGTCTTAAGACTCTCAGGAAGAGTAAATAGTGGTGTTAGGAGGTTGCGGACGAAGATAAGGTTGTTACCGGATGGTGTTGCGGTGGAAGCGGCAACGCTAAGAACCGCCCCCCCTGACATCCGTACCAGTTCCTCACCAATGCATTCGTTGCGGGTATCGTCAAATCTGCCAACAGAACAGGAGGCCAATATTGAGAAAGGGATGCGGTCGCCATTGCTGATTTCGTTAAGCCGGTTTACGGTTAAAACCTCTTCATGGGTTAATGCATTGCTTGAGCCATGACCGAAAAAAATCCAGATGAGCGCACCCAAATTTAACTGGCGCAGAAGTTCGTTGTTAGCATCAGGTTTGCTCTTTGGACCCTCAAAAGGAAATTCGGTGAGGTATACCTTAACCAAGTCAAGCAAATCTCCGGCTAAAGCGCCCATCCCTTCGCATTGCTCAATGTGCCGAAACCTCAACTCATCGGGGTCATCAGGATATTTCTTGAATTCGTCGTCAGCAAGGAGTAAGAAACGCCGGATCCAGTATCCCGCAGGTCCGGTTTCATAATATATTAACTTATCAACAAACATTTTAAACTCATAAGCGCTCCGCACGGTCACCCGACCCAAAATCAAATCTGGACTTGAACCTTCACCTTCCCAATCGGCGAACCAGGCGTCAATTGCCAATGTTCTGCGGTCACCTGACTCAGGATTGAGACCGAAGCCGGTCTCGTAAGCCGGCACCCCTGGTGTTTTTGTGCGGTTGAGATTGTTTTTGTAATCATAAGTGGCATCACCGACAAGAAGTGCATATCCAGGACGCTTTGACTCAAGAAAATGCTTTACCGCCCACGGCTCCTCAAGACCAAAACAGAAGTCGTTATATAGGTCCTCAAGAGCGACCGCAAGGACTCGGGCACCTGGAATACCGGGAATGCGACCAGTACGATAACGAGCTAATTCCTGAGCCACAGTAATAAATTCCTGCGGTGCGATGATAAAGTAGTCTGCGGCAATGTCTTGACGCCACAACCTTCCCGGCGATTTAAGTTCTAATGCTACGGGCTTACGAAGGTCTTTGGCCGCGGCAATGGCAAATTCAGTACGGCCAGAGATGCGATAGGAAAACCTGATGCTGTCTTTAAAAACCTCAAAATCAACACATGCCTTAGGCGCATAAGGGTCACTGACATCAAGGATAAAGGGAGTCGAGGGGCAATCAATTACGGTGAAGCGAAATACGCCTGTGTCATCCCAAAAGAAGTGCAATTGACCATTTTTTAGGGAAAGCCGGCGGAGGTATTGGGCTTCAATATAGTCAAGGTAAACCTTTTTGTCGCCTTGTCCCCTAAGTTCTATTTGAAAGGTATTCTCTTTAGAATCCAGGGGGATAACGGTATCAATTGTGAAGTCGTAAGGAGTAGGATATGGGGTTTGACCGAATTGAAAAGAACCAATGGTCCTGTTGTTAAGACGGATAGAGATTTCGTTGTCCGCGGACTCGTTATAGAGTCTGCCGGTAAGTCTCTGTAGTCGACTCGGATATTTCAAGTTTAGGGGGCAGGAGAATTGGGTTGCGGGTGTAGCGGCAGGTTTAAACAACGTTGCCCAGATCCATAAGAGCCCTGCTCGTGCCGGACAGTCGGCATCAATCTCCTGATGAAGCACATCTCTGGCAAATTGGATGATTTTTGTGCCGGTGGTATCAGGTCCGAAGCCCTCTTTCATCCTTTCGCCTCTTAAGCCACCCCAGGTGAGCCAGTAGACATTGTAGCGCGTGTAAAGGTTTTTAAAGTAGGTTGAGCAGCAATTAGTCCAGTGGTCAGCCCCCAATCCATAAAAGATCAAAGTATCACCAGGGTCAAAGTTGCCATCCTCTGCCCCTTTGATGAGGAGCGCAACCGGTCTTAAGGAATCAGGATATTTAACATTGGGCTCATGCTCACCCAAAGTCCAGAGAGCAAGCGTTTTTGGGTCAATCCCGTAGAGGGGCACACCCGCCTGGAGAAGTTCTATGCCGGTAATGCGATAGATGCCGGTGGAATCAATTTTTATCTTGAGCCAGACCGGTGCTTTTTGATAAGGGCTTTCTCGGAATGTGGGACTGGGGGTGATTTTCCAGTTTACCGCCTTTTCCCCATTTAAGAGCATCCGTTTGATTACCCCATCAAGCGGGTCCGGTTGTAAATTCAATTTCGGCTCATGCTCAAACTGCAGTTCAGCCTCAATATCATCGTACCAGGAAAGCCTTCTTGCCTTAGGGTCGTACTGGACCGGGTTAAACTTGAGTGTGACAAACCGAACCGAACGCAGAACTTCAACAGAACCAATTTCCACGGGAAAAGAAGTAGAGAGAGTGGCCGAAGAAGCAGAATTAGAGGATGCTATACCTGTCACTATCACCCGCGCTGGCTCAACATCATCCAAGACTCCGCCCGCTCGCGTTTTGAAGCGTAACCGGACACCCCCTGTTTGCGGAATACCAATCCGGACAAGTTTTGCTGGCAGGTCAAACTCGCCAATACCAGCGATGTATTCGGCATCATCGCAATAAATTGTAACCCTTCCGTCGTCACGGTTAAGATATGAAACCTTTCCTGGCTGGTAATGGATTACTACCCCTACACTATCTGACCTTATAATCCTTATCTCCGCCAAGAGAAAACCGGGGATTAAAAGAAACAGAACCTTTGCGTACCAAGACACAATTAGAAATTTTAAGGATAAGACAAAAATAAGTCAAGCGGAAGAGACGCAATGCAAAGCCTAACCCGAGCGAAAAAACAATGGATTCCTCCACTTGAGTCGGAACGACCGGAGCCAATGGATGCAAATTGCATTGGATTTGACTTTAGCATTTGAATAAGGATAATATTTAGGAACTTTAATGGAGAAAGTCTTTTCTGAGAAGGTGCTGTATAACCGCTACGGTAAGGCGGTGTTTCGCGTGCGCGGCACGGTCATTTACGATTATTTAGGCAAGCCGCGCGGCTTTGTGGTCGGGAAGACCGTGTATGATATTTTAGGGCAACACCGCGGGTTTCTCGTCGATAAGGTTCTCCTGGACAGGGGCGGCAGGGTAATTGGTTATGAGGTGGGGGCTGTGGTTAACGGTCTTAATTTGCCACCGGTAGAGGTTCCGCCGGTGGCTTATAAGGATTTACCACCACCCGAGCCACCGGAAAATGCGGTTGACCTAGAATGCCCAAACCGCATCCCGCTCTGGTCAATAATGCAACTGGAGAACTTTCTGCCCGCATACCAGCAGGGAAAAAAATAAAGGGGGAACTATGCGTCAGCGTCTGATAGCCCTTGCCATGTTTTTCTGCCTATTTACTGTCAAAGCGCCAGGCTTTGAAATCAAAGGTAAGGTTACACCCCTCTGGGATGAGAACAGTTTCACGATTGAAACCCGTTCAGAACAGACGATCTTATTCTTTAACCTTCTCACCCAAGGTAGGATTGCAATCAAGGCTGCAGGAAGTGACGGAACGATTAAAAATTTACTTCTTGAAGGCAGTGAGCCGCTTACGCTCATCGGTATGAAGGAATGGAAAATAACCGTTCTGTGGGATTCGCTCGACTGCCTGTGGGGTTGCCGGCTTGTCAGTGGTGAAGAGCCAATATTAAAACGGGTTGAGGGCTATGCTGATACCGGTTATGTATTTCGCTTCAGCCTTGTGACCGAAGAAGAGTTGGAAATCTGGAATTTCACCGCTCCTAAGGAGGCAACCTTTATCGTCAGACAAAGTTCGCCCGGCGCGCGGGGTTATGAGGAGCAGGACCTTGCCGACGACCCGAAAATCAAACTCATTGGCGCGGGTGTGTTCAACATTGAGGTTGACCCGGTTGATGGCGGCGGCGAGTTTGTTGCCGAAAGGGTAAAATAGCCTGTTCTGTCAACAAATTAGGGGAAATTCTCTTCCGTGCGCGTGCCATCACCGGCTTATTTGCCTTTATCGTGGTTTACATCTTTGCCCGACCAACCATTACCTCCTGCCTTGAAAGCCTCCTCCTCATTTTCAGCGGACTCGCCTTAAGATTCTGGGCTGCAGGCTATATCGGCAACGATGCCCGGTCAAAGACAATCTCTGCCCAAAGAATAATCACAAATGGTCCTTACCGCTATTTCCGTCATCCGCTTTATCTTGGCAACTTTGCCATTGTTGCTGGTATGCTCGTTGCGCTCAAACCTCCACTCACAATCGCCCTCTTGATAATCCTCGGCTTCATCCTGATGTATGGGCTCATTGCCCGCTCAGAAACCCGATTTCTTGAGGGGTCTGACTTGGAAATAGCGGCTGCCCATTTCAGCCTGCAAAAGGCAATATCTGAATGGCAAACCTGGCTTGTTACCGCCCTTGCGCTGATCTTGACTTTCGCCAAGGCGCTCTTTTTATCTCAAAGGTAAAATCTTGAACTGCGCGGTAAGGCTGACCTCACGACTGTTGTTCAAATCCTTGACCCGAACGAACAAAAGGTAATTGCCAGGATTCAAATCCATTGTGTGAATCCGCTCCACCCCGACTCCGGTTGTCCCTGAGCCGGTAATAAACCTCGCAGGTGTGGGAATAACTGCCAGTTGTCTGGTAACTAAATCCATTATCTCATACCTCGCCTCTGCCCGATGCCGGTTCAGGCTGTCGGCTGTCAGATGGTAAATTTCGTAAAGGATATAAAAGGTTGAACCGGTTTTCACCTCCGGCACAACCAGCGGCACAACCCGAGACCAGTCCTGCCGCGCAAACTGCGGACTCTGAAAATGGGAATCAACCAAGGCATAAAAAATAATGTCAGAACAGGGCTGACTCCGTCTGATATAGTCAATCAGGTTCAGTTCTGCCCTGCGCATGCCCAATGCCTTCCCATCCCTAATAATGGCATTTGCCGTAACCTGATAGATATCTGCGGGCAGGAAAAACCTCTGCCTGCCAACAACCAAACCAGCAGTCGTATCGGCTCTAAAACCATACCAGCCCGCACTCCTAATCGTGCCGTACCGCTTTGAGGAGAACTGAAACTCAAGGTGAATCAGATTCTCCGCTATAGCTGCTAAGGTCTGCTGATCAAAGGCAATGCCATAATGCAGTTCCACCTCAACCGAATCCTCGCGCTGACCTAAACGGTAAAGGGCAATGGCAAGGTCAAGTTTTTTTGCCGCAGGGCTGGGCTTTGGTGGCGGCTTGCCATAGTCCACCTCCTCAAACGCCCTTGGTATCCAGGCTTTGCCAAACCGGGAATTGCCCACCTCCTTGAACCCGACCCCTTTCTTGACAAAGTCAAACTGCAGCCCGAGTGAATCATATGTCCAGATTTCTGCCGGATTGACAAAAAGCCGTGAGCTCTCGGTCACCACCGGCCTTGGTTCATACTCCTCCCGGCGTGGCGGACCATAGCGGATATAAACCGGAATGCGCTCATCACCAAGCAGGTCCAGTTTACCAAACATCTCCCCTGCCTTTACCGCCCTGAGGTAAAACCGCTCATGCTCCTCCTTGCCCCTTTGCTGCCAGAACCAGTCAAGAAACTCCCTTCTGGCGCTGGTATTGGCAAGGCTGAGAAACTCCTTTGCCGCATCCTCGTCAAGGGCAAAAAGAATCAGATACTCTATCTTCTCCTCTGGGCTCAGCCGGTCAGCGCGCGTTAAAGGACGAATCTGGCCGCAGGCGCAGCAGAGCAGGAAAACAAGGAAAAGGCGCATCAATCATTCGCTCATCGGTATCCTGATGCCCTTAGCCCGCGCCACTCTTATCGCCTCATCATAACCAGCATCGGCATGACGGCAAACACCTATCCCGGGGTCATTGGTCAGCACCCTTTTGATGCGCTCCTCCATCTCAAAACTGCCATCGCACACCGTCACCTGCCCGGCATGAACCGAATAACCAATCCCAACACCACCACCAGAATGAATCGAAACCCAGGATGCACCTGATGCCACATTGAGCATCGCATTCAAAAGCGGCCAGTCGGCAATGGCATCGGAGCCGTCAAGCATCGCCTCGGTCTCGCGGTTGGGCGAGGCAACCGAACCACTGTCAAGATGGTCGCGCCCGATCACAATCGGACCCTTAAGCCTCCCCTCCCGCACCGCCCTGTTAAAGGCAAGACCAACCCGGTCCCGCTCACCATAGCCCAGCCAGCAGATTCTTGCCGGTAACCCCTGAAAGGGCACCTCCGCCTCAGCCTTTTTCAGCCAGTTGATTAGCGCCTGATTTTCAGGGAAAAGCTCCATCACAATCCTGTCGGTCTCAATGATGTCATCAGGTTCACCGGAAAGCGCCACCCAGCGGAAAGGACCCATCCCCTGGCAGAAAAGCGGTCGGATATAGGCAGGGACAAACCCAGGATATTTCCACGAGCCGATTTTCCCTGGAGTCCTGATCTCCTCCTCCTTGAGAAATCCACCCTCAACCGCCTTGCCCCGCAGGTTATTGCCGTAGTCAAATGTCACCGCTCCCCTTGACTGCAGTTTCAGCATCAACCGCACATGCTCAGCCATTGTCTGATAAGAACGCCTCCGATACTCAGCCGGGTCCAATTTGCGCAGCCTTAGCGCATCTTCAAAACTCATCCCCCTCGGCACATACCCATTCAACTCATCATGGGCAGATGTCTGGTCGGTCAAAAGGTCAGGTGTCACATCTCTTGCAAGCAGCCGCTCCAAAAGGTCAACAATATTCCCACACCAGGCAATAGACTTTGCCTGACGATGGGCCTTTGCCTCCAGTGCGGCATCAATCGCCCTATCCAAATCATCAATCCGCTCATCCAGATAACGCGGCCTTTTTGAGGCAAGCCTGCGCTCAATCCTTGATGGGTCAACCTCGGCACCAAGATAGACCGCATTTGCCATCGTTGCCGCCAACGGCTGCGCACCGCTCATCCCGCCCAGACCACCGGAAACAACCAGCCTGCCAGAAAGGTCAGGGCTGCCAAAATGCTTTATCCCCGCACTGACAAATGTCTGATGCGTCCCCTGCAAAATCCCCTGGGTTCCGATGTAAATCCAGGAACCTGCCGTCATCTGCCCGAACATTATCAGACCCTGCGCCTCAAGTTCATCAAAATAGGCTTTATTTGCCCAGTGCGGCACCAAATTGGAGTTGGCAATCAAAACCCTCGGCGCATACTCAAATGTCTTGAAAACCCCTACCGGCTTGCCCGACTGCACTAAAAGCGTCTCATCATTCTCAAGCTCCTTAAGACACTTCACAATCGCCTGAAAACATTCCCAGTTCCTTGCCGCCCTGCCGGTGCCGCCATAAACGATTAACTCCTCTGGTCTTTCTGCCACCTCCGGGTCAAGGTTGTTCATAAGCATCCTCAGCGCCGCCTCCTGATGCCAGCCCTTACAGGATAAACTCTTTCCCCGCGGTGCCTTTACTGGCTGATACTGGTAACCTTTATTCATATCAAATCACCTCAGAAAATAATATCCCTCCATCAACTATTGTCAACCTTTATAACCATATCCCTCCTCACAACCAAACCAGCCAACCAAGGGAATTTACCTGCCATCAATTCCATTAACAGATCCACCCCGGGGGTCACTCCCCCTCTCGAATCCGTTTCAAGGTGTCAATTTAACAACCTGTTGAAAAACTGTTACTTATCTCTTATTTCCTACACCAATTGTCCTGTCTGCCAAATCCCAGCCCAACTTTAGCGCCTTTAAGTTAATCTCAAGAAACTGCCTTGGCACCCTTTTCTCAACCGCACTTTGCAATGATTCAAGTTTTACCCAACCGGTAATACGACCAACCGCACCCAAGGTCAGGATATTGGTAAAAAGCTCCCTGCCCAACTGTTCCCGAGCGGTGCTTGAAAGTGGCAAACAAAGGGTATTGGGATGGGGACACTCACGGACATAAAAATCATCAATCACCGCCAGCCCCCTTACCTTCAAATCAACAAGGTATTTACTAACCGCCGCCTGACTCAAACCAACGAGCAAATCCAGTTTCCGGCACTTCGGATAGAGTATCGGCTCATCACTGATGATGACATCTGCCCTTGACGCACCGCCCCTTGCCTCAGGTCCATAACTCTGGGTCTGAACCGCAAAAAACCCCTCATAAACACCTGCCGCCTCAGCGAAAATCACGCTCGCCAGAATCACACCCTGCCCGCCTGTTCCTGCCAGCCTGATTTCAATCTTCTTCATCCCTTTGCCCGGTTTCTTACCTCCTGGTAGAGTTCGGTATAGGGCGGAATTTCCTCTTGGTCGTGCAGAACACCAATCACAAACTTGTCCTTCACCTGCCAGGGGTCTTTAACCTTCTTGACATCAACCGAACTGCCCTTCAGCCACTCCAGCATCTTCACCGCATCACCGATACCCTGGTGCCGACCGTAAAACGTCGGGCACTGACTGATCACCTCAACAACGCTGAACCCCTTCTTTGTCAGTGCCAGTTCAATCATCCTCTTCATATGCAAGACATGAAAGGTGGTGCTCCGGGCAACAAACATCGCCCCTGCTGCCTTGGCGATAAAGCAGATATCAAAACTCCTTTCCACATTGCCATAAGGAGCGGTTGTCGCCTTTTCATGGGTTGGGGTTGTTGGTGAATACTGACCACCGGTCATACCATAGGTGAAGTTATTGACCACAATCACGGTGATATCAAGGTTGCGCCTGGCGGTATGGATGAAATGGTTGCCGCCAATCGCCATAATGTCACCATCACCGCCAATAACCACCACCCTCATCTCCGGCTTTGCCAGTTTCACCCCGGTTGCTGCGGGCAATGCCCGGCCGTGCAAAGTGTGAAATGTGTCGCAGTCAAGATATCCCGGCACCCTTGAAGAGCAGCCGATCCCAGAGACAACGCACAGCTCATCCTGACCGATTCCCAAATCAATAAATGCGCGCACCATTGTTGCCATTATCGTGCCAATCCCGCAACCAGGACAGAGAATATGGGGAAACCGCTCATCAAGCCGGAAATAGTCAAGAAACCGGTCTTCTTTAATTTCAATCATAGCGCCTGAATAATCTCCTCAGGCGTGAGCATCTCACCATCATAACGCTGGACTGACACCACTCCAACCTGCAGATTCACGGTTCGCTCCACCTCCCGATAAAGTTGCCCCTGATTCATCTCCGGCACAATCACCCGCCGCGCGCTCCGCAAAAGCCCGATAAGCCTCTCAGTGGGAAACGGCCATATCATCCTTAACCTCAAAATGCCGACCCTTTTGCCACTCTTGCGCTCAAACTGATACTTTGCCTCCATCGCCGAGCGTGCCGCACTGCCATAACAGACAATCACCGTTTCCGAACCCAAATCCTGATAATCCAAATCCCAGAGCCAGGAGCGGTTATCCTCAATCTTCTTTCTCAGCCGGTCAAGGTTCCATTTGATAATCTCCGGTTCATCTGTTGGAAAACCATCCTTGCGATGGGTCAGACCGGTAAGGTGAATCCGATAACCCTCACCAAAACTGGCAATCCGGGCATCATAGTTGTTTTGGTCGTCATAATGAAAATACTCCTCCCTCGGAGGCTTGGGCTTTTCTGGCTGCCACAACCTCACCTCTGCTGGCAGCTCCACCACCTCCCGCATATGACCGACAATCTCATCCATCAGAACAATCACCGGCAGGCGCAACCGCTCCGAGATATTGACCGCCGCCACCGTCAAATCAAAACACTCCCTCACACTCCAGGGGCAGAGGGCAACAATCGGATGGTCACCATGGGTTCCGAACCTTGCCTGCATTACATCCGCCTGGGATGTCCTTGTTGGTGTGCCGGTTGCCGGTCCGCCCCGCATCACATTCACAATCACGCACGGCAACTCCGCCATTACTGAATAGCCAATCCCCTCCTGCATCAAGGAAAAACCCGGACCGGATGTTGCGGTCATCGCCTTCAGACCCGCAGCGGTTGCTCCGTTCATACAGGAGATTGAACCAATCTCATCCTCCATCTGAATGTATGTCCCGCCAACCTTGGGCAACTCCCTGGCGAGGTATTCTGCAATCTCGGTTGAAGGGGTTATCGGATAACCGGCAAAGAACCTGACCCCTGCCCTGATTGCGCCGATTGCACAAGCCTCATTACCGGATAAAAGCTGCCTCACTCCCCTTTTCCTCCCTTGGTAACAAATATTGCCAAATCCGGACAACGCATTTCGCAAAGCCTGCACCCGATACACCTCTCCGGATGAAGAACCGCGACTTTAAACCGTTCATCGAGCCCGAGTGTCTGGGTAGGACAAAACTCAACGCATATCCGGCAACCCTTGCAGAAATGTTTGATGATTTTGTGTCTATGTCCTTTCGGACCGGTAATCTCCACCGGCTCTTCAAGCAGAAACTTCTTCATTATATTAACAAAGGAAACAAACCTTTTATCATCTTCATCATTAGACCCATCAGCAATAAACTTCTACCCAAACATCAGCAATTGTCAAACCTCACCTTAAAAAAACGGGCAGGTCAGAACCTGCCCGCCTTTCAATCCCGGTTATTCTAATAACGCACCAGTTTAGCGGTCGCCATCTCCCTGCCAGCATTTGCCCGCACAAAATAGACACCATCAGCAACTCCTTCAGGCACTTTTATCCTGTTTCTACCCGGATTCAGGTCCATTTTTATTAGTTCTGATACCACTCTGCCATCAACTCCCAAAATGGTCAGATTAACCTGCGCTGCCCTGCTCAATTCCAACTCCAGTTCTCTACCAACAACTCGTAAAGACAAAGACTGGCGATAATGTCCAAAAGAACCCTGCTTGACTCCTCCACCACTCGTATCATAGCAGACCGAGTCGTATTGGACTTCAATGTCTTCAAAAGAGATGAAGCTAACTACCGGCTGATAACCTGAGTCGGCAACCTCACCTTGGACCCAGACCATCACCCCGCTCTCAGGGAGCTGGGAATCTGCACAAACCGGACGATTGCCCCGCGCATCAAATGTCGAAAGGATGAAGTTGTAGCCACGAAGCCGCTGGGGATAACTGTTGGTGTAACCAGCAACCGCATAACCACCCCAACTTAACCGAGCAATTGGCAAAGGCACATCATTCAGATAACCAGGGTCATAAGCGCTTGGATGCGACCTCGCCCAGATAATTCCTCCA
This genomic interval carries:
- a CDS encoding 4-fold beta flower protein gives rise to the protein MEKVFSEKVLYNRYGKAVFRVRGTVIYDYLGKPRGFVVGKTVYDILGQHRGFLVDKVLLDRGGRVIGYEVGAVVNGLNLPPVEVPPVAYKDLPPPEPPENAVDLECPNRIPLWSIMQLENFLPAYQQGKK
- a CDS encoding 2-oxoacid:acceptor oxidoreductase family protein, producing MKKIEIRLAGTGGQGVILASVIFAEAAGVYEGFFAVQTQSYGPEARGGASRADVIISDEPILYPKCRKLDLLVGLSQAAVSKYLVDLKVRGLAVIDDFYVRECPHPNTLCLPLSSTAREQLGRELFTNILTLGAVGRITGWVKLESLQSAVEKRVPRQFLEINLKALKLGWDLADRTIGVGNKR
- a CDS encoding 2-oxoacid:ferredoxin oxidoreductase subunit beta, with the translated sequence MIEIKEDRFLDYFRLDERFPHILCPGCGIGTIMATMVRAFIDLGIGQDELCVVSGIGCSSRVPGYLDCDTFHTLHGRALPAATGVKLAKPEMRVVVIGGDGDIMAIGGNHFIHTARRNLDITVIVVNNFTYGMTGGQYSPTTPTHEKATTAPYGNVERSFDICFIAKAAGAMFVARSTTFHVLHMKRMIELALTKKGFSVVEVISQCPTFYGRHQGIGDAVKMLEWLKGSSVDVKKVKDPWQVKDKFVIGVLHDQEEIPPYTELYQEVRNRAKG
- a CDS encoding C25 family cysteine peptidase, whose amino-acid sequence is MSWYAKVLFLLIPGFLLAEIRIIRSDSVGVVIHYQPGKVSYLNRDDGRVTIYCDDAEYIAGIGEFDLPAKLVRIGIPQTGGVRLRFKTRAGGVLDDVEPARVIVTGIASSNSASSATLSTSFPVEIGSVEVLRSVRFVTLKFNPVQYDPKARRLSWYDDIEAELQFEHEPKLNLQPDPLDGVIKRMLLNGEKAVNWKITPSPTFRESPYQKAPVWLKIKIDSTGIYRITGIELLQAGVPLYGIDPKTLALWTLGEHEPNVKYPDSLRPVALLIKGAEDGNFDPGDTLIFYGLGADHWTNCCSTYFKNLYTRYNVYWLTWGGLRGERMKEGFGPDTTGTKIIQFARDVLHQEIDADCPARAGLLWIWATLFKPAATPATQFSCPLNLKYPSRLQRLTGRLYNESADNEISIRLNNRTIGSFQFGQTPYPTPYDFTIDTVIPLDSKENTFQIELRGQGDKKVYLDYIEAQYLRRLSLKNGQLHFFWDDTGVFRFTVIDCPSTPFILDVSDPYAPKACVDFEVFKDSIRFSYRISGRTEFAIAAAKDLRKPVALELKSPGRLWRQDIAADYFIIAPQEFITVAQELARYRTGRIPGIPGARVLAVALEDLYNDFCFGLEEPWAVKHFLESKRPGYALLVGDATYDYKNNLNRTKTPGVPAYETGFGLNPESGDRRTLAIDAWFADWEGEGSSPDLILGRVTVRSAYEFKMFVDKLIYYETGPAGYWIRRFLLLADDEFKKYPDDPDELRFRHIEQCEGMGALAGDLLDLVKVYLTEFPFEGPKSKPDANNELLRQLNLGALIWIFFGHGSSNALTHEEVLTVNRLNEISNGDRIPFSILASCSVGRFDDTRNECIGEELVRMSGGAVLSVAASTATPSGNNLIFVRNLLTPLFTLPESLKTIGSCFFAAWPTDRTYHLFGDPATVLRLPRVSNQHPLVKPEALTPGLTFTARSQIETERGLAEWHLFGPMRARLYRSPLGSSTNYLLHGFPVGRGNFQVKDGRFFCQGLFPLLRLDTLFVGNGYYVPIPRSCRFSAVVQNSLNNKENIAYLADSLLFDTLLANSSDQIPPEVSFYYSGRKLQDSSFVPSLFELEVVVEDPSGILIAPVSGFTPCLFVNDQRGKREIGDYFMFDDSSFTVARCRVQINLAGPLDSVFVAVADNFLNRGLKKITLQSVGNKGLEVNNLLVYPNPLRGSGFFTFNLNQPATVRIKIYTLSGRLVRDLGEMSANFGYNQIFWDGKDQAGKPLGNGVYLFIFIAENRLDMKNRQRVVLRDKFLVSR
- a CDS encoding 2-oxoacid:acceptor oxidoreductase subunit alpha → MRQLLSGNEACAIGAIRAGVRFFAGYPITPSTEIAEYLARELPKVGGTYIQMEDEIGSISCMNGATAAGLKAMTATSGPGFSLMQEGIGYSVMAELPCVIVNVMRGGPATGTPTRTSQADVMQARFGTHGDHPIVALCPWSVRECFDLTVAAVNISERLRLPVIVLMDEIVGHMREVVELPAEVRLWQPEKPKPPREEYFHYDDQNNYDARIASFGEGYRIHLTGLTHRKDGFPTDEPEIIKWNLDRLRKKIEDNRSWLWDLDYQDLGSETVIVCYGSAARSAMEAKYQFERKSGKRVGILRLRMIWPFPTERLIGLLRSARRVIVPEMNQGQLYREVERTVNLQVGVVSVQRYDGEMLTPEEIIQAL
- a CDS encoding methyltransferase, translating into MVYIFARPTITSCLESLLLIFSGLALRFWAAGYIGNDARSKTISAQRIITNGPYRYFRHPLYLGNFAIVAGMLVALKPPLTIALLIILGFILMYGLIARSETRFLEGSDLEIAAAHFSLQKAISEWQTWLVTALALILTFAKALFLSQR
- the hutU gene encoding urocanate hydratase is translated as MNKGYQYQPVKAPRGKSLSCKGWHQEAALRMLMNNLDPEVAERPEELIVYGGTGRAARNWECFQAIVKCLKELENDETLLVQSGKPVGVFKTFEYAPRVLIANSNLVPHWANKAYFDELEAQGLIMFGQMTAGSWIYIGTQGILQGTHQTFVSAGIKHFGSPDLSGRLVVSGGLGGMSGAQPLAATMANAVYLGAEVDPSRIERRLASKRPRYLDERIDDLDRAIDAALEAKAHRQAKSIAWCGNIVDLLERLLARDVTPDLLTDQTSAHDELNGYVPRGMSFEDALRLRKLDPAEYRRRSYQTMAEHVRLMLKLQSRGAVTFDYGNNLRGKAVEGGFLKEEEIRTPGKIGSWKYPGFVPAYIRPLFCQGMGPFRWVALSGEPDDIIETDRIVMELFPENQALINWLKKAEAEVPFQGLPARICWLGYGERDRVGLAFNRAVREGRLKGPIVIGRDHLDSGSVASPNRETEAMLDGSDAIADWPLLNAMLNVASGASWVSIHSGGGVGIGYSVHAGQVTVCDGSFEMEERIKRVLTNDPGIGVCRHADAGYDEAIRVARAKGIRIPMSE
- a CDS encoding 4Fe-4S binding protein; this translates as MKKFLLEEPVEITGPKGHRHKIIKHFCKGCRICVEFCPTQTLGLDERFKVAVLHPERCIGCRLCEMRCPDLAIFVTKGGKGE